TTTACCGTCATACTTACGGAATTCAACATGATGGTTGTGATAGTAAAGTGTAATACCGTCCTCTTTTAATTTTTGAGTAACGTCATTTACTTTTTCACAGAATTCTAAAACTAAGTCTAAGCTAGCCATTGCTGGAATAGGTAGCATTCCAATGCGCAATAAGTCAGCATTTACAGCCTTACAATCGGCAACAATTTTATCGTAATGAGTAGTCAATGATTCGCCATCTTTTACTTGTGGTTCTAGAGACGCACTCATAGCAGCTACTTCCATGTCAAAGTCTTGACACGCTTTTTTAATTGCTTCAATATTTTCTGGAGAAGTCTCAATTTGTGAGATTTCTACTGATTTATAACCAATCTCAGATAGTTTTTTCATCGTTTCGTAAACGCCTAGTTCTTGAAACTGTTGTTTAACTGTTGAACCTTGTACACCAAT
This genomic interval from Jeotgalibaca arthritidis contains the following:
- a CDS encoding sugar phosphate isomerase/epimerase family protein produces the protein MAKIGVQGSTVKQQFQELGVYETMKKLSEIGYKSVEISQIETSPENIEAIKKACQDFDMEVAAMSASLEPQVKDGESLTTHYDKIVADCKAVNADLLRIGMLPIPAMASLDLVLEFCEKVNDVTQKLKEDGITLYYHNHHVEFRKYDGKFLLDIIREKAPLLGFELDVHWIQRGGANPLEVIRDYNGKVELIHLKDYRVGELPQEAVDALFEGDASKFMDSFNNLIEFAELGTGSLPLKEIIEESLSSGVRYLLVEQDDTYGVDPFESLKVSYDHLVELGYSHLF